One window from the genome of Haliaeetus albicilla chromosome 26, bHalAlb1.1, whole genome shotgun sequence encodes:
- the AP4B1 gene encoding AP-4 complex subunit beta-1: MPYLGGEEALRELRRALSNPHVQADRLRYRAAVLRVIRHMAQGADVSGLFPEMVKASAAADVVQKKLVSLYVRAQAPRQPQLALLAVNTLRKDCAHPSPAVRGLALRSMCGLRMPGIQEYLQQPLLSGLRDKASYVRRAAVLGCAKMLQLQGDSEVDGALVNELYSLLRDQDPIVVVNCLRALEEILKKEGGVVINKPIAHHLLNRMADLDQWGQSEVLTFLLRYKPRSEEELFDILNLLDGYLKSSSPSVVMAATKLFLVLAREYPHVQADVLVRVKGPLLSACTSESRELCFTALCHVRQILGSLPGHFSSHYKKFFCLYSEPHYIKCQKMEVLCELVNDENVQQVLEELKGYCTDVSVELAQGAIFAIGNIARTYTEQCVGILTELLGLQQEHITSAVVQAFRDLVWLCPQCTDAVCRALPSCEDTIQDSEGKQALIWLLGAHGEKVPNAPYVLEDFVESVKSEMFPAVKMELLTALVRLFLSRPAECQDMLGRLLYYCIEEEMDMAVRDRGLFYYRLLQSGVEEVKRVLCSPKSDPSLGLLEDQTERSVNTWASEFNTLAPVYGRECWALVTAHQPAELSYTCSPCTDSRNRDTESLISEGNKEVLKVHPDTSSLTLIPDVYLTAEQFEKNWLSLEMSCHLSLPWCGTVHPDTIQTALHVVHIHTIAMSKAGVQPWKAYLSAQDDTGCLFLTELLLEAADSEMQVSVKQSEAKPEALQTFVSALRTVMGTVAGLGS, from the exons ATGCCGTACCTGGGCGGCGAGGAGGCGCTGCGGGAGCTCCGCCGGGCCCTGTCCAACCCACACGTGCAGGCGGACCGGCTGCGGTACCGCGCCGCCGTCCTGCGCGTCATCCG GCACATGGCGCAGGGGGCGGACGTGTCGGGGCTCTTCCCGGAGATGGTGAAGGCCAGCGCGGCGGCCGACGTGGTGCAGAAGAAGCTGGTGTCGCTGTACGTGCGGGCGCAGGCCCCGCGGCAGCCGCAGCTGGCGCTGCTGGCCGTCAACACCCTGCGCAAGGACTGCGCCCACCCCAGCCCCGCCGTGCGGGGGCTCGCCCTCCGCAGCATGTGCGGCCTCAG GATGCCCGGCATCCAGGAGTACCTGCAGCAGCCCCTCCTCAGCGGCCTGCGGGACAAGGCCTCCTACGTGCGGAGAGCGGCCGTGCTCGGCTGCGCCAAGATGCTGCAACTGCAGGGGGACTCCGAAGTGG ATGGTGCGTTAGTGAATGAGCTGTACAGTTTGCTTCGTGACCAGGATCCCATTGTAGTCGTGAATTGTCTGAGGGCCTTAGAAGAGATCttgaagaaggagggaggagttGTCATCAACAAACCCATTGCCCATCATCTCCTCaacag GATGGCTGATCTGGATCAGTGGGGGCAAAGTGAGGTGCTTACCTTCCTTCTGCGTTACAAACCCCGCAGCGAGGAGGAACTCTTCGACATACTCAATTTACTGGATGGCTATCTCaaaagcagcagccccagcgTTGTGATGGCAGCCACCAAGCTTTTCCTAGTGCTGGCCAGGGAGTACCCACATGTGCAGGCAGATGTTTTGGTGAGAGTGAAGGGACCGCTGCTGTCTGCCTGCACCTCTGAGAGCAGGGAGCTCTGCTTCACTGCGCTGTGCCATGTACGTCAGATCCTTGGTAGCCTTCCTGGCCATTTTAGCAGCCACTACAAAAAGTTCTTCTGTTTGTATTCAGAGCCCCACTACATCAAATGCCAGAAGATGGAGGTGTTGTGTGAGCTGGTAAATGATGAAAATGTACAGCAAGTGCTGGAGGAGCTGAAGGGCTATTGCACTGATGTATCAGTAGAGCTTGCCCAAGGGGCGATCTTCGCCATAG GCAATATTGCTAGGACATACACAGAACAGTGTGTGGGGATTCTGACAGAGCTCCTGGGGCTTCAGCAGGAACATATCACTTCAG CGGTAGTACAGGCTTTTCGGGACCTGGTTTGGCTGTGTCCCCAGTGCACGGATGCAGTGTGTCGGGCACTGCCTAGCTGTGAGGACACCATCCAGGACAGTGAG GGCAAGCAAGCGCTGATCTGGCTCCTGGGCGCACATGGTGAGAAAGTACCAAATGCCCCCTATGTTTTAGAGGACTTTGTGGAGAGTGTGAAATCAGAGATGTTCCCAGCAGTGAAGATGGAGCTTCTGACAGCATTGGTGCGACTTTTCCTGTCTCGTCCTGCTGAGTGTCAGGACATGCTAGGGAGACTGCTCTACTACTGCATAG AGGAGGAGATGGATATGGCAGTACGAGACCGTGGATTGTTCTACTATCGCCTTTTGCAGTCTGGTGTGGAAGAAGTGAAACGGGTCCTGTGTAGCCCCAAGTCTGACCCCTCCCTGGGGCTCCTGGAAGACCAAACCGAGCGATCTGTGAATACATGGGCTTCAGAGTTTAACACTCTTGCACCAGTTTATGGCAGAGAATGCTGGGCACTTGTGACTGCTCACCAGCCAGCAGAACTGTCTTACACTTGTTCTCCTTGTACTGACTCCAGGAACAGAGACACAG AGTCACTGATTTCTGAAGGGAATAAAGAAGTCCTCAAGGTTCATCCCGATACAAGCAGCCTGACCTTAATTCCTGATGTTTACCTGACTGCAGAACAGTTTGAGAAGAACTGGCTGAGCCTGGAGATGAGCTGCCACCTCTCTCTGCCCTGGTGTGGGACTGTTCATCCAGATACCATACAGACGGCTCTTCATGTTGTCCACATCCATACTATTGCTATGAGCAAGGCTGGCGTCCAGCCATGGAAAGCTTATCTCAGTGCTCAGGATGACACAGGTTGCCTCTTCCTAACAGAGCTCTTGCTTGAGGCGGCAGATTCAGAGATGCAGGTTTCAGTGAAGCAGAGCGAGGCAAAGCCGGAGGCACTGCAAACCTTTGTTTCGGCATTAAGGACAGTCATGGGGACAGTTGCCGGACTCGGGTCCTAA
- the BCL2L15 gene encoding bcl-2-like protein 15 — MATFEEQTACVVEALFSDLLSEDESQCRSLETDSEEPMQLAGEPQTRFDPVVVASRLRQMGDQCNMDFERVSSEALAEVLKGKMEKFGAAVDSLSRSWSDQNPEMVYERVFLRVSVKLLMYVAKKVPAMVHPNQLIKVINGNFRVRKYIEACGGWENLDN, encoded by the exons ATGGCAACCTTTGAGGAGCAGACAGCATGTGTTGTGGAAGCCTTGTTCTCTGACCTCCTAAGTGAAGATGAGAGTCAGTGCCGGAGCCTGGAGACAGACTCAGAGG AGCCTATGCAGTTGGCAGGAGAGCCTCAAACCAGGTTTGACCCGGTTGTGGTCGCCAGTCGTCTGCGGCAGATGGGGGACCAGTGCAACATGGATTTTGAAAGGGTTTCCTCGGAGGCTCTTGCTGAAGTGCTCAAGGGAAAG ATGGAGAAGTTTGGGGCTGCTGTGGACTCcctcagcaggagctggagtgACCAGAACCCTGAGATGGTCTATGAGAGAGTCTTTCTCCGTGTATCTGTGAAATTGCTAATGTATGTTGCTAAGAAAGTCCCAGCTATGGTGCATCCCAACCAACTCATAAAAGTGATTAATGGAAATTTTCGAGTGAGAAAATACATTGAGGCCTGCGGCGGATGG gagAACTTGGACAATTGA
- the DCLRE1B gene encoding 5' exonuclease Apollo, translated as MSGTVIPGTPIAVDFWSVRRAGGARLFFLSHMHSDHTVGLSSTWSRPLYCSPLTARLLHRRLQVPTRWIRPLEVGQSHALGDEVTVTLLDSNHCPGSVMFLFEGAFGTILYTGDFRYTSAMQGEPALRGRRVDRLYLDNTHCHPHRPLPSRQHATRQAAHVIRAHPRHQVVIGVYSLGKETLLVDLAVEFSTWVVVSPWRLEQMRLLELPDVFTAEEGAGWIRAVDVTEIRWDTLVSWNMLHPTIAILPTGRPVKVTHPNIHPIPYSDHSSFSELCEFVKWLKPCSVIPIVRGGTCQAYFQKYLSSDPQALPDLKIPKPVQESVQQQSKKKGQEPLCLLKRAAWHSVPRGVVYESPEKYTEESEASTGVKVPQQNYCESAFCSKEGCACHTGKGKGKEELSGEQPGVARAASNVSQALVSDEHFPTGFAEQYLLTPLSVLKQNSSQKFNELVEDFFRRGEAL; from the exons ATGAGCGGGACGGTGATCCCCGGTACGCCCATCGCCGTGGACTTCTGGAGCGTGCggagggcgggcggcgcccGCCTCTTCTTCCTGTCGCACATGCACTCGGACCACACGGTGGGGctctccagcacctggagccgCCCGCTGTACTGCTCGCCGCTCACCGCCCGCCTCCTCCACCGCCGCCTCCAG GTGCCGACGCGCTGGATCCGGCCGCTGGAGGTGGGACAGAGCCACGCGCTGGGCGACGAGGTGACGGTGACGCTGCTCGACTCCAACCACTGCCCCGGCTCTGTCATGTTCCTCTTCGAGGGCGCCTTCGGCACCATCCTCTACACAG GGGACTTCCGCTACACCAGCGCCATGCAGGGCGAGCCGGCGCTGAGGGGCCGCCGCGTCGACCGCCTCTACCTGGACAACACCCACTGCCACCCGCACCGGCCCCTGCCCTCGCGGCAGCACGCCACGCGCCAGGCCGCCCACGTCATCCGCGCCCACCCGCGGCACCAGGTTGTCATCG GTGTGTacagcctggggaaggagacGCTGCTGGTGGACCTGGCCGTGGAGTTCAGCACCTGGGTGGTGGTGAGCCCCTGGCGCCTGGAGCAGATGcggctgctggagctgcccgACGTGTTCACCGCCGAGGAGGGGGCCGGCTGGATCCGTGCTGTGGACGTCACCGAGATCCGCTGGGATACCCTTGTCAGCTGGAACATGCTGCACCCCACCATTGCCATCCTCCCTACCGGCAGGCCCGTGAAGGTCACCCACCCCAACATCCACCCCATTCCGTACTCGGACCACTCATCCTTTTCGGAGCTGTGCGAGTTTGTGAAGTGGCTGAAGCCTTGCTCGGTCATTCCGATCGTGAGGGGTGGCACGTGCCAGGCTTACTTTCAGAAATACCTGAGTTCTGACCCCCAGGCGCTTCCTGACCTCAAAATCCCAAAACCTGTGCAAGAGTCTgtacagcagcaaagcaaaaagaagggGCAGGAACCCCTGTGTCTCTTGAAAAGAGCCGCCTGGCATTCTGTGCCCCGAGGAGTTGTTTATGAGTCCCCAGAGAAATATACTGAGGAATCTGAAGCGTCCACTGGTGTTAAGGTTCCTCAGCAGAACTACTGTGAGTCAGCTTTCTGCTCAAAAGAAGGCTGCGCTTGCCACACGGgcaaggggaaagggaaggaagagctgaGCGGAGAACAGCCAGGAGTAGCACGAGCAGCTAGCAATGTTAGCCAGGCACTTGTTTCTGATGAGCACTTTCCAACTGGGTTTGCAGAGCAGTATTTACTCACTCCCTTAAGTGTCCTAAAGCAGAATTCCTCACAGAAATTTAATGAGCTGGTAGAAGATTTCTTTAGGAGGGGAGAAGCGCTCTGA